Proteins from a single region of Bdellovibrio svalbardensis:
- a CDS encoding TraG/VirB4 family ATPase, producing the protein MIPILSEIKTYKELIIWKTTDGIIGCGFDLVSCDPELDDVASFQKRLNQALRQLDPSIVCRLELSSEESYDLDKAYPRALALNELGFVRNRLRLYLDVVPGFRLFRKSRGMDPFEVLHAAYLNLKGFGIEAVGLSKNEIVTLFDRGSSDWVLSGRSIETGTESIGVVRLKKQPDSEFDWADFMEVVEELPRPFSLSTSFARLSEASAKILLEKKLKQLEGAKDVGSSVQRESALLALKENFKSGVQFFEMEVLVTLKRPSPETLSASLREAQSTLSLFSEAQIETFGVLPSFVASLPGSRQHVVLVENEAALLNQLPMYSCSTLSSVNPARSLSLLRSNNSLFHFDLFDPQFNAFNSIIVGPSGRGKSVLAGMLSTALLNDNNVHVIKIDVGGSHSKECELLGGQEFSLSLDKSSGLNPLSVIALHNRASASSVGGAVVTETEAASDNDKLAIVSKFLMVLIQEQGEVTLSKDLRSQVEECVRAYIDLKPEAPCLQDFYDKISNFPRRNLLRRWVRGGLYERAFAADAGRMNDHREGIEPAELLQFRADGASLCSHPGLQLPTSGTPHCARLRYFNFSQVFQASDPEFAVAGFAALLAELNSQVLIQDERRIVLMLDEVPFFIKYCFELIKFTAANMRKYGHAVVCISQLLGDLIVNGDRGIIENSPQRFLFAVDGDTKEFQEATGLQEHHMDVVNGLQSIPGVKSEVFFKTDAGGVKLVSKITRQEYWEKTSSKTDKEKMAQLLRAVPGLTMREAIYCLSIEK; encoded by the coding sequence ATGATTCCAATTCTATCGGAGATAAAAACTTATAAAGAGCTCATCATTTGGAAAACAACTGATGGAATCATCGGGTGCGGCTTCGATCTGGTCAGTTGTGATCCCGAGTTGGATGATGTTGCTTCATTTCAAAAGAGGTTGAATCAGGCGCTAAGGCAGCTCGATCCAAGTATCGTTTGTCGATTGGAGCTGTCGTCGGAGGAGTCCTATGATTTGGATAAAGCTTATCCGAGGGCGCTGGCTTTGAATGAGTTGGGTTTTGTTCGAAATCGATTGCGCCTTTATTTGGATGTGGTTCCTGGGTTTCGGCTTTTTAGGAAAAGCCGGGGGATGGACCCGTTTGAGGTTTTGCATGCGGCCTATTTGAATCTCAAAGGCTTTGGTATCGAGGCGGTAGGCCTCAGCAAGAATGAAATCGTTACGCTGTTTGATCGCGGGTCCAGTGATTGGGTGCTGTCCGGTCGGTCTATCGAAACGGGAACGGAAAGTATCGGCGTGGTCCGGCTAAAGAAACAGCCGGATTCTGAATTCGATTGGGCCGATTTCATGGAAGTCGTTGAAGAGTTGCCAAGGCCTTTTAGCTTAAGCACTTCGTTTGCTAGACTGTCGGAGGCGTCAGCCAAGATCTTGCTTGAGAAGAAGCTCAAGCAGCTTGAGGGGGCGAAAGATGTGGGTTCAAGCGTTCAGCGCGAAAGCGCTTTGCTTGCGTTGAAGGAAAACTTTAAGTCTGGGGTGCAGTTCTTTGAAATGGAAGTCCTAGTTACTTTAAAAAGACCTAGCCCTGAAACTTTAAGTGCTTCTTTAAGAGAAGCTCAATCAACATTGTCGCTCTTCTCCGAAGCTCAGATTGAAACTTTCGGGGTTCTGCCGAGCTTTGTAGCTTCGCTTCCCGGGAGTCGGCAACACGTAGTTCTCGTGGAGAATGAGGCAGCACTTCTCAATCAGTTGCCGATGTATTCATGTTCTACTTTAAGTTCAGTAAACCCAGCGAGATCGCTTAGTTTGCTTCGGTCGAACAACTCACTCTTCCATTTTGATCTATTTGATCCTCAGTTCAATGCATTTAATTCAATTATCGTTGGACCTAGTGGTCGGGGGAAGTCGGTCTTGGCGGGGATGCTTTCGACGGCTTTACTTAACGACAATAATGTCCATGTCATCAAAATCGACGTGGGTGGTTCGCACTCAAAAGAGTGCGAACTTCTCGGAGGACAAGAGTTTTCATTGAGTTTAGATAAGAGCTCCGGATTGAACCCTCTCTCGGTGATCGCGTTACATAATCGCGCGTCAGCGAGCAGTGTTGGAGGGGCGGTAGTCACGGAAACTGAAGCAGCATCCGACAACGACAAGTTGGCCATCGTATCCAAATTCCTCATGGTCTTGATTCAAGAGCAGGGGGAGGTCACTTTAAGTAAAGACCTTCGATCTCAAGTTGAGGAGTGCGTAAGGGCTTATATTGATTTAAAACCCGAAGCTCCGTGTCTTCAGGATTTCTACGACAAGATATCTAATTTCCCGCGCCGAAATCTTTTAAGGCGCTGGGTACGTGGTGGACTCTATGAGAGGGCGTTCGCCGCGGATGCGGGGAGAATGAACGACCACCGGGAGGGAATTGAACCAGCGGAGTTGCTTCAGTTTCGCGCCGACGGCGCTTCGCTCTGCTCCCATCCGGGCCTTCAGCTTCCGACCTCTGGAACTCCACACTGCGCGCGTTTGCGGTATTTTAACTTCTCTCAAGTATTTCAGGCAAGTGACCCGGAGTTCGCGGTCGCGGGCTTTGCCGCACTTTTAGCGGAACTCAATTCTCAAGTCTTGATTCAAGACGAAAGAAGAATAGTTCTAATGCTCGATGAAGTTCCATTCTTTATTAAGTATTGCTTTGAGCTGATTAAGTTTACGGCGGCTAATATGCGGAAATATGGCCATGCGGTGGTTTGTATCTCGCAATTGCTGGGGGATCTTATCGTAAATGGAGATAGAGGGATTATTGAAAACAGCCCACAGCGTTTTCTATTCGCCGTAGATGGCGACACGAAGGAGTTTCAGGAGGCAACCGGGTTGCAGGAGCACCACATGGATGTGGTGAACGGACTTCAGAGTATTCCTGGCGTTAAATCCGAAGTATTTTTCAAGACTGATGCGGGAGGAGTGAAGTTGGTGAGCAAGATCACTCGACAGGAGTATTGGGAAAAAACCTCATCGAAAACCGATAAGGAGAAAATGGCACAGCTTTTAAGGGCGGTGCCGGGGTTGACGATGAGGGAGGCGATCTACTGTCTTTCTATAGAAAAGTAA
- a CDS encoding VirB8/TrbF family protein, translating into MIKLLYKSKLLRESILYWLSFIALLLWAVTATAWAVLKSDKTVLIGIDEAGTRIITTSSDRLVQSELKAFLKYFFEMYYSYNELNFNERMSLSTDLFSNDLWALQRDKIAQLGVNLKKTPLSQSAEIQSIDRIDNSKIEAILLLTIRSRMSEQKVRLKVILSYRRSERTEKNPWGYEVDELSDATL; encoded by the coding sequence ATGATCAAGTTACTCTATAAATCCAAACTCTTAAGAGAAAGCATTCTCTATTGGCTGTCTTTCATTGCATTGTTGTTGTGGGCCGTAACGGCAACTGCATGGGCAGTGCTCAAGAGTGACAAAACAGTTCTCATTGGTATTGATGAGGCTGGGACGAGAATAATCACTACTAGTAGTGACCGCTTAGTTCAATCAGAACTGAAGGCATTTCTTAAATACTTCTTTGAAATGTACTATAGCTACAATGAGCTCAACTTCAACGAGCGTATGAGTCTTTCCACTGATCTATTTAGTAATGACCTGTGGGCATTACAGCGGGATAAAATTGCTCAGCTAGGAGTAAATCTAAAGAAAACACCGCTCTCTCAAAGTGCTGAGATTCAGTCCATAGATAGAATAGACAATTCTAAAATCGAAGCAATCTTGCTGTTAACGATTCGCTCGAGAATGAGTGAGCAGAAAGTAAGGCTAAAGGTCATTCTTTCTTATAGGAGATCAGAAAGAACTGAGAAAAACCCTTGGGGTTATGAAGTGGATGAACTGTCAGATGCGACTCTCTAG
- a CDS encoding SRPBCC family protein has translation MQTSTEKSTHSTVHKNSTSQSPLIEMEHSFNVPVDQLFKAFKTSDALKAWWWPKGLYADRVDIDFRKGGKYFINMKGSNQGGGDGMTGLFEEIIENERIVLTDQFADKNGRAISAQEAQMPGDWPELGYITFEFDSVDEKKSRILFTQEGIPAEMKKDCIQGWTEMFDKLEAYLGSRNVTNT, from the coding sequence ATGCAAACATCGACGGAAAAAAGCACTCATTCAACAGTTCACAAAAATTCTACATCTCAATCTCCCTTGATTGAAATGGAACACTCTTTCAATGTGCCCGTCGATCAACTTTTTAAGGCATTCAAAACTTCTGATGCTCTTAAAGCTTGGTGGTGGCCCAAAGGGCTTTATGCTGACCGAGTCGATATAGATTTTCGTAAGGGCGGGAAATACTTCATTAATATGAAGGGCTCTAATCAGGGTGGCGGAGATGGAATGACTGGTCTGTTTGAAGAAATCATTGAAAATGAACGTATCGTCTTGACAGATCAGTTCGCCGATAAAAATGGGCGAGCTATTTCAGCTCAAGAAGCACAGATGCCCGGAGACTGGCCGGAACTTGGTTATATCACTTTCGAATTTGATTCAGTAGACGAAAAGAAGAGTCGTATCCTGTTTACTCAAGAAGGAATTCCGGCTGAAATGAAAAAAGACTGCATTCAAGGATGGACCGAAATGTTTGATAAGCTCGAAGCTTATTTAGGAAGTCGTAACGTTACCAATACTTGA
- a CDS encoding ASCH domain-containing protein: MEHTDSVKKMWLKYHEALGVPAPFEIVADFFSDNDKEATELSILVDQGIKRATASALWAFEKTGTQIPVVGGIFLVVDGRGEAVCIVKTTKVSIISFNEISEENAFREGEGDRTLEYWRRVHVEYYKRQFAPLNLNFEESMPIVFEEFEKIFP, translated from the coding sequence ATGGAACACACTGATTCAGTAAAAAAAATGTGGCTGAAGTATCACGAGGCACTTGGAGTTCCAGCTCCATTCGAAATCGTAGCCGACTTTTTTTCGGATAACGACAAGGAAGCGACCGAACTTTCTATCCTCGTAGATCAAGGTATCAAACGTGCCACGGCATCCGCTCTTTGGGCTTTTGAAAAAACTGGAACTCAAATTCCCGTAGTTGGCGGAATTTTTTTAGTCGTTGATGGACGGGGTGAAGCGGTTTGCATCGTGAAAACGACAAAGGTGTCTATTATCTCCTTCAATGAAATTAGCGAAGAAAATGCCTTTAGAGAAGGAGAGGGTGATCGCACTCTCGAATATTGGCGTCGAGTTCACGTCGAGTATTATAAAAGACAGTTTGCGCCATTGAATCTCAACTTCGAAGAATCGATGCCTATAGTATTCGAGGAATTCGAAAAGATTTTTCCCTAA
- a CDS encoding S41 family peptidase, protein MITIFVLCSCQTKPKKWTSDDLIISDQVSLNFAEKLSANQAAEDIDFLIFALSNGYGGRKYVPGDSFSKAITALKDISKQATMAEFHDRIDESLFIIPDNHMAAYYMGNVSKKRSEQKQLDVGHVGANNIKDPNKFWETRIDRVGKKKVLYISITEFPDRQSEEWTGFIPSASALKKNADAIVIDLRGNIGGDDTKGMELAQLLFGHPFEHPISKQYRSQTAETLALAVTKNKVQIINKKIQKLQIPPYLENGLDNTKEQYNLALSGQLPPEYIRTDKGGGKRSDPVTGFKKPIYILMDRACSSSCEFTIAAFEWNKYVTKVGENTNGTFHFSNAGMVVLPNSKIKVSIPTQYSEYYDHRFIERIGLKPEIKVSEGDDAYEVTKKVLNGQKSGPFSSSLENHE, encoded by the coding sequence TTGATCACCATTTTTGTTCTTTGCTCATGCCAGACGAAACCGAAAAAATGGACTTCTGATGATCTTATTATTTCAGATCAGGTATCATTGAATTTCGCTGAAAAATTATCTGCAAATCAAGCTGCTGAAGATATTGATTTTCTTATTTTTGCTCTCTCAAATGGATATGGCGGTCGCAAGTACGTCCCTGGCGATTCTTTTTCTAAAGCGATCACGGCTTTGAAAGATATTTCTAAACAGGCGACGATGGCTGAATTTCATGACCGCATTGATGAATCTCTTTTTATAATTCCTGACAATCATATGGCGGCCTATTACATGGGTAACGTCAGCAAGAAGCGTAGCGAGCAAAAGCAATTAGATGTTGGGCATGTTGGCGCAAATAACATTAAAGATCCTAATAAATTCTGGGAAACTAGAATTGACCGCGTCGGCAAGAAAAAAGTCCTATACATTTCGATTACCGAATTTCCTGACAGACAAAGCGAAGAATGGACGGGATTTATTCCTTCAGCATCTGCATTGAAAAAGAATGCAGATGCGATTGTCATAGATCTTAGAGGTAATATCGGGGGCGACGACACCAAGGGGATGGAGCTAGCACAATTATTATTTGGTCATCCCTTTGAGCATCCGATTTCTAAGCAGTATCGTAGTCAAACCGCAGAAACCTTGGCTTTAGCTGTCACTAAAAATAAGGTTCAAATAATCAATAAGAAAATACAAAAATTGCAAATCCCACCATATCTTGAGAATGGCCTCGATAATACTAAAGAGCAATACAACTTGGCTTTAAGTGGTCAGCTACCACCAGAGTATATTCGCACCGATAAGGGCGGCGGAAAAAGATCGGATCCTGTTACCGGTTTCAAAAAGCCGATTTACATTCTAATGGATCGCGCCTGTAGCTCAAGTTGTGAATTTACGATCGCAGCTTTTGAATGGAACAAATATGTAACAAAAGTTGGTGAAAACACCAATGGAACCTTTCATTTTTCAAATGCAGGAATGGTGGTTTTACCCAATAGTAAAATCAAAGTTAGTATTCCGACCCAGTATAGCGAATATTATGACCATCGTTTCATAGAAAGAATTGGTCTTAAACCAGAAATAAAAGTGTCAGAGGGTGACGACGCCTATGAAGTAACGAAGAAAGTTCTGAATGGTCAAAAAAGCGGGCCTTTTAGTTCTTCGCTAGAAAATCACGAATAG